A stretch of Linepithema humile isolate Giens D197 chromosome 3, Lhum_UNIL_v1.0, whole genome shotgun sequence DNA encodes these proteins:
- the LOC136998718 gene encoding uncharacterized protein, translating into MVGQAYDGASVMSGGKNGVHILLRKAISQESQQAFAPYVHCPPHQLNLVLNHAAEKCASIQTLCFFGNVQKCYGFFADSPQRRWAMLQETCMDDRGFTEIEEDEGQLLPQKEKILTLKSLSDIKWSARTKATHALLQNFQSVIICLEQIVELKHDQEEVTTAAGLLNSFSFKFLVTLIFWNDVLQIVDITSKLLQKKEIDLFQVKSSSSVLHETI; encoded by the coding sequence ATGGTTGGACAAGCATATGATGGAGCCAGTGTTATGAGTGGTGGAAAAAATGGTGTCCATATTCTGCTGCGTAAAGCTATTAGCCAAGAAAGCCAACAAGCTTTCGCACCGTACGTGCATTGTCCACctcatcaattaaatttagtaCTAAATCATGCGGCAGAAAAATGTGCCTCTATACAAACCTTATGCTTTTTTGGAAATGTCCAAAAATGTTATGGATTTTTCGCGGATTCACCACAACGCCGATGGGCTATGCTGCAGGAGACTTGCATGGATGATCGAGGATTCACGGAAATCGAAGAGGATGAAGGCCAACTACTTccgcaaaaagaaaaaattctcaCTCTGAAAAGCTTATCGGATATTAAATGGTCTGCACGAACAAAGGCTACCCATGCACTACTTCAAAATTTCCAGTCAGTGATTATTTGTTTGGAGCAAATTGTTGAATTAAAACACGACCAAGAGGAAGTCACTACAGCTGCAGGGCTATTAAACAGTTTCAGCTTCAAATTTCTCGTCACTTTGATATTTTGGAACGACGTTTTGCAAATTGTCGATATCACTtctaaattattgcaaaagaaagaaattgacTTGTTTCAAGTCAAGTCTTCTTCAAGTGTTCTTCATGAAACaatctaa